Below is a genomic region from Candidatus Binatia bacterium.
CGGCACGATTCAGGCCGACATCCTCAAAGAGTACATCGCGCAGAAGGAGTGGATCTTTCCGCCGCGGCCGCACATGCGGATCATCGTGGATATGATCGCGTTCTGCACGCGCGAGATGCCGAAGTGGAACACGATCTCGATCTCCGGCTATCACATTCGCGAGGCCGGCTCGACGGCCGCGCAAGAGCTGGCGTTCACGCTGGCCGACGGCTTTGCCTATGTCGAAGCCTGCATGGCGGCGGGGATGGACGTCGACGACTTTGCGCCGCGCCTCTCGTTCTTCTTCAACTCGCACATAGATTTCTTCGAAGAGATTGCCAAGTTCCGCGCGGCCCGGCGGATCTACGCTCGCCACATGCGCGAGAAGTACGGCGCCCGCAACCCGCGCTCGTGGCAGCTGCGCTTCCACACGCAGACGGCCGGCTGCAGCGCGACCGCGCAGCAGCCGGAGAACAACATCGTGCGCGTCGCCTTCGAGGCGATGGCCGCGGTGCTCGGCGGGACCCAGTCTCTCCATACGAACTCGATGGACGAAGTGCTCGCCCTTCCGACCGAAAAGTCGGTCGAGATCGCTCTGCGCACGCAGCAGGTGCTCGCCTACGAGACGAACGTGACCAACGTCGTCGATCCCCTCGGCGGCTCGTACTTCGTCGAAGCGCTCACCGACGAGATGGAGCGCCAGGCCGAGGCCTACTTCGATCAGATCGCCGAGTACGGCGGCGTGATCGAGGCGATCGAGGCGGGCTTCTTCCAGCGCGAGATCGCCGAGGCGAGCTATCGCTACCAACGTTCGATCGAGACGAAAGACCGCGTGATCGTCGGCGTCAACGCCTTCGCGCACGACGACGAGCGCGAAGACATCGAACTGTTGAAGATCACCGAGGAGATGGAACGCGCGCAGGCGCGCGCCGTGCAGAACGTGCGCGCCAATCGCGACGGGGCCTGCGCGACCCAGATGCTCGAGCGGCTCCAAGCCGCCTGCCGCGACCCGAAAGAGAACCTCATGCCGCATCTCATCGATTGCGTCAACGCGTACTGCACCGAGGGCGAGATCGTCGAGGCGATGGCGAAGGTCTTCGGCCGCTACACGGAACGGGCGGTCGTCTGATGCCTCACAAGCACGGCATCCGCTGTCGCACCGATATCGAGCTGCACCGCCTTCGCAGGACGCTATCGCAGGTGATGCGCAAACTCGAAGAGGCGCTGCACTTAAGCAGACGCCGGGATCAGATGGAACATGAGCGAGCGACCGCTGCGCATCATCATCGCTAAGGCCGGCCTCGACGGGCACGACCGAGGTGCGAAGGTAATCGCGCGCGCGTTGCGCGACGCCGGGATGGAGGTCATCTACACGGGGCTCTTCCAGACCCCCGAGCAGATCGTCCAGACTGCGATTCAGGAGGACGCCGACGGCATCGGCCTCTCGATCCTCTCCGGCGCGCACATGACGCTCTTCCCGCTCGTCGTCGAGCAGTTGCGCGAGCGCGACGCCGGCGACATCGTCTTTTTCGGCGGCGGAACGATTCCGGCCGAGGATGCCAAGCGCCTCAAAGAGCTCGGCGTGCGAGAGATATTCACGCCGGGCGCCCCGTTGCAGGAGATCATCGACTTCGTCGAGCGCGAATGCGGTAAGCGGCGAGCGCTGGTAGGCTAGATTGACTGTACGAACGCGCGTCGCGCCATCGCCGACCGGCGATCCGCACGTGGGAACCGCGTACGTCGCCTTGGTCAACTACTGCTTCGCCCGCCAACACGGCGGCGAGTTCGTCCTGCGCATCGAGGACACCGACCGGGCGCGCAGCACCGCGGAGAGCGAGCGCACGATCTTGCAGACGCTGCGCTGGTGCGGTCTCGACTGGGACGAAGGTCCCGACGTCGGCGGCCCGCACGGACCCTATCGCCAGAGCGAGCGTTCCGCGGTCTATCGGGAGTACGCCGAGAAGCTGCTCGCGAGCGGCCACGCCTTCAAATGTTTCTGCACGCCGCAGCGCCTCGAGGAGATGCGCGTGGCCCAACGCGCGGCCGGTCAGCCGTCGCGCTACGACGGACTCTGCCGCACCTACGCACCGGAGGAGGTCGCGCGGCGGGAAGCCGCGGGCGAGCCGCACGTCGTTCGTCTCGTCGTTCCCGACGACGGCGTCTGCGTCGTCGAGGATCTGCGCCGCGGACCGGTCGAGTTCGACTATAAAAGCGTCGACATGCAGGTGCTCGTGAAGTCGGACGGTCTGCCGACCTACCATCTCGCAAACGTCGTGGACGATCACCTCATGGGGATCACGCACGTCTTCCGCGGAGAAGAGTGGGTCAGCAGCGCGCCCAAGCATCTCTTGCTCTACTCCTATTTCGGCTGGACGCCGCCGAAGCTGATGCACCTGCCGCTGTTGCGCAATCCCGACAAGAGCAAGCTCAGCAAACGCAAGAATCCGACGGGAATTCTCTTCTATAAGGCGATGGGCTATCTGCCCGAGGCGCTCGTCAACTTCTTGGCGTTGCTGCTCAACGCGACGCGCGAGGGCGAAGACGAGCTGATGGATCTGCCGGAGATCGTGCGGCGCTTTCAGGTCGAGCACGTGCCGATCGGCGGACCGGTCTTCGACGTCGCGAAGCTCGACTGGCTCAACGCGCGTTACATTCGCGAGCGGCTCGACGAAGGGTCGTTCGTGGAGCGCGTGCGCGAGTGGGCGATCTCGCCCGAGCGCCTGACGCGATTGGCGCATCTCGCGGCGCCGCGCATCGAGCGCCTCAGCGACCTCGGACCGCTGCTCGCGTTTCTCTTCTCCGGACGGTTGCCGTTACGCGCCGAGGAACTGCGGACCAACAAGCTCGACGACGCCGAGACGCGCAAGGCGTTCGAGCTCGCGCTCGCGGAGTTCGACGCGCTGCCGGCCTGGAACGTCTTCGCGATCGAGACGGTCGTGAAGAGCGTCGCGGAGACGCTCGGCAAGAAGCCGCGCGACGTGGCGCGTCCGTTCTACGTCGCCGTCACGGGCAGCCCGACATCAATTCCCCTCTACGATTCCATGGAGTTGCTCGGGCGCGACATCGTGCGCGAGCGGCTGCGCGGCGCGCTCGCGCTGCTCTCGCGCGAGAAGGTGACCGCGTGATCCGCGCGATCGTCCTCGCCGCCGGCAAGGGAACCCGGATGAAGAGCGAGCGGACGAAGGTGCTCCACGAGATCTGCGGACGGCCGATGCTGTGGTACGTGCTGCGCGCGCTGCGAGGTGCGGGGATAACCGAGATTCTCGTCGTGAC
It encodes:
- a CDS encoding cobalamin B12-binding domain-containing protein, which translates into the protein MSERPLRIIIAKAGLDGHDRGAKVIARALRDAGMEVIYTGLFQTPEQIVQTAIQEDADGIGLSILSGAHMTLFPLVVEQLRERDAGDIVFFGGGTIPAEDAKRLKELGVREIFTPGAPLQEIIDFVERECGKRRALVG
- a CDS encoding methylmalonyl-CoA mutase family protein, coding for MIERPGRAWARTGPGSGAVDRTISDVPLKSVYGPADAAGSELPWPGDYPYTRGIHPNGYRDRLWTMRQFAGFGNAAQTNERYHFLLEHGQHGLSVAFDMPTLMGYDSDAPQSRGEVGKCGVAIDSLADMELLFDGIDMGEITTSMTINGPACIALAQYVAAAEKKGIPRAKLGGTIQADILKEYIAQKEWIFPPRPHMRIIVDMIAFCTREMPKWNTISISGYHIREAGSTAAQELAFTLADGFAYVEACMAAGMDVDDFAPRLSFFFNSHIDFFEEIAKFRAARRIYARHMREKYGARNPRSWQLRFHTQTAGCSATAQQPENNIVRVAFEAMAAVLGGTQSLHTNSMDEVLALPTEKSVEIALRTQQVLAYETNVTNVVDPLGGSYFVEALTDEMERQAEAYFDQIAEYGGVIEAIEAGFFQREIAEASYRYQRSIETKDRVIVGVNAFAHDDEREDIELLKITEEMERAQARAVQNVRANRDGACATQMLERLQAACRDPKENLMPHLIDCVNAYCTEGEIVEAMAKVFGRYTERAVV
- the gltX gene encoding glutamate--tRNA ligase, whose product is MTVRTRVAPSPTGDPHVGTAYVALVNYCFARQHGGEFVLRIEDTDRARSTAESERTILQTLRWCGLDWDEGPDVGGPHGPYRQSERSAVYREYAEKLLASGHAFKCFCTPQRLEEMRVAQRAAGQPSRYDGLCRTYAPEEVARREAAGEPHVVRLVVPDDGVCVVEDLRRGPVEFDYKSVDMQVLVKSDGLPTYHLANVVDDHLMGITHVFRGEEWVSSAPKHLLLYSYFGWTPPKLMHLPLLRNPDKSKLSKRKNPTGILFYKAMGYLPEALVNFLALLLNATREGEDELMDLPEIVRRFQVEHVPIGGPVFDVAKLDWLNARYIRERLDEGSFVERVREWAISPERLTRLAHLAAPRIERLSDLGPLLAFLFSGRLPLRAEELRTNKLDDAETRKAFELALAEFDALPAWNVFAIETVVKSVAETLGKKPRDVARPFYVAVTGSPTSIPLYDSMELLGRDIVRERLRGALALLSREKVTA